The following are encoded together in the Streptomyces rapamycinicus NRRL 5491 genome:
- a CDS encoding sensor histidine kinase — translation MSMHERQQRLEVLLHELRTSLTTIRGWAELPLQGLSDDPALMVRALRRIQDEADHMHQAVQQVFPRADVSWVRPLDMEPVDLRDVADEAVADLGLLDPERPITRENSGRATVVADNRMLRHAVRNLLDNALRHTPAGSPVTVAVRGRAAEEAAGTGTGEGAGTGGTPRVELSVSDQGPGMGPQDIARLTSPHDEDGRIELGGGIGLTIVRRVVERHGGEVSVSSTPGRGTTVTVTFPTVSVSSGN, via the coding sequence ATGAGCATGCACGAGCGCCAGCAGCGGCTGGAGGTCCTGCTGCACGAGCTGCGCACCTCCCTGACCACCATCCGGGGCTGGGCCGAGCTCCCGCTGCAAGGGCTCAGCGACGACCCCGCGCTGATGGTGCGCGCCCTGCGCCGGATCCAGGACGAGGCCGACCATATGCACCAGGCGGTCCAGCAGGTGTTCCCCCGCGCGGACGTCTCCTGGGTACGGCCGCTTGACATGGAGCCGGTGGATCTGCGGGACGTGGCGGACGAGGCGGTGGCGGATCTCGGGCTGCTCGACCCCGAGCGCCCCATCACCCGCGAGAACTCCGGCCGGGCGACCGTCGTCGCCGACAACCGCATGCTGCGGCACGCCGTGCGCAATCTGCTGGACAACGCGCTGCGCCACACCCCCGCCGGGTCCCCGGTGACCGTGGCGGTACGCGGCCGGGCGGCCGAGGAGGCGGCCGGGACCGGGACCGGGGAGGGGGCCGGGACCGGCGGAACGCCGCGCGTCGAGCTGTCGGTCAGCGACCAGGGTCCCGGTATGGGCCCGCAGGACATCGCCCGGCTCACCTCCCCGCACGACGAGGACGGCCGGATCGAGCTGGGCGGCGGCATCGGCCTCACCATCGTGCGGCGGGTGGTCGAGCGGCACGGCGGCGAGGTGAGCGTGAGCAGCACACCGGGCCGCGGCACCACGGTCACCGTGACCTTCCCCACTGTCAGCGTTTCGTCAGGAAACTGA
- a CDS encoding response regulator transcription factor translates to MYGSVSEKPAPARGNGQRILVVDDESRIAELLSTTLELAGYRVGTAATGGEALDRVGRDRPDLVILDVMLPDLDGFTVCRRLVAADENHPPVLFLTARDSLDSLVTGLGIGGNDYVTKPFRIAEVLARVQALLRTRSRRREEPSPHYADLVLDETTRQARRGRRALELTPAEFRLLRYLLVNAGQVLSKEQIGEHLWVADHRRYGDNAIEKLISRLRHKVDEAGPALIHTRRGFGYWLGGLASG, encoded by the coding sequence GTGTACGGGAGTGTCAGCGAGAAACCAGCGCCGGCCCGTGGCAACGGGCAGCGCATCCTGGTCGTCGACGATGAATCGAGAATCGCCGAACTGCTCTCGACCACCCTTGAGCTGGCCGGTTACCGGGTCGGCACCGCGGCCACCGGCGGGGAGGCGCTCGACCGGGTCGGACGGGACCGGCCCGACCTGGTGATCCTCGATGTGATGCTGCCCGATCTGGACGGCTTCACGGTGTGCAGGCGCCTGGTGGCGGCCGACGAGAACCATCCGCCGGTGCTCTTCCTCACCGCCCGCGACTCGCTCGACTCGCTGGTCACCGGCCTCGGCATCGGCGGCAACGACTACGTCACCAAGCCGTTCCGGATCGCCGAGGTGCTGGCCCGGGTGCAGGCCCTGCTGCGCACCCGCAGCCGGCGGCGGGAGGAGCCCTCGCCGCACTACGCCGATCTGGTGCTGGACGAGACGACCCGCCAGGCGCGGCGCGGGCGGCGGGCGCTGGAGCTGACCCCGGCGGAGTTCCGGCTGCTGCGCTATCTGCTGGTCAACGCCGGGCAGGTGCTGTCCAAGGAGCAGATCGGCGAGCATCTGTGGGTGGCGGACCACCGGCGATACGGCGACAACGCCATCGAGAAGCTGATCTCCCGCCTCCGCCACAAGGTGGACGAGGCCGGGCCCGCCCTGATCCACACCCGCCGCGGCTTCGGCTACTGGCTCGGCGGACTCGCCTCCGGATGA